The Artemia franciscana chromosome 2, ASM3288406v1, whole genome shotgun sequence genome segment GAGTATGCACTCCTACTGATAATGTTGCAGTAAGAAAGAACAagttgaaaattagaagttcctCTTGTTCGCGAGGACATaacaaacagaacaaaaaacatgttttaagtACCGATCAGAATACTTCTGAAGAGAACTCTAGtacagttttttctttcaaacataAAAGTAGCAGGGTCATTGTACATCATAAAAAAGAGTCTGTCTCCATTGACTCTACAAGGAAAAACTTGTCCTCCTCAAATTGTTCAAATAGTTCATGTGAATATAAATTGAGACAAGCTGATGTGTCCTTAAGAAACAATAATGCAAATAAAACGGTTATTAATAATGAAAGCATTAGTTATGATgagaaaaaacattcaaataaaataatttattcggATTCAGATGATGCTGAATCTTCGAAAAGAAATTTGAGCACTAATTATTCTTCGATTCCTTCTGGAAGTGATGTTGCACGTGAGGAACATGCTACGATTGAAATATTGACTTGCAATGGAAGGTTATCGGAAAGTACTGATCTAGTTAAAGACCATCATACGTTCTCAAGCTCATCCTGCTCTGAGATTCGTCGTCTTGAAATAAGGAGCACGTTATCAGAAAGTAGCTTAAGTGGTTCGTCTTTAGACGCAAAGGTAAACGAAATTAATCCAGTTGTGACGAGCGCTTTTCAAACACTGTCTGATTCTCTGCAATTTTTCGAAGAGTTAGATTTACAATCGAATCCTCCAAAAGAACTTGCATCGAGTATCACACTGAGGAAGGGAAAACGCCTAACGGCGAAAGGATGTACACTCATGCACCGTTCTTCAGCTGATTCTTCTAACATAGAGTTtgatttacaattgaaaaatgaaattcaagCACTGTCTAATAGTAAAGGATCCTCAGGGGACTTGACTGGTTATGGTAATGAATACCGTGGGCGTTTTGACAAAAGTATTCacaatagaaatagaaatacaatttttttaagttcaaatgCCAATATGGAATCTTTGTCAAAGAATCAATTCTTGTCTGATTCGAATTCATCCACTCCAGAAATTTGTCATGTCAATATAgattttgatatttctaaaaaatttctaGCCTTTGAAAGTAAAGACAACAGCTTAGACGTGTACAATCTCACAGCTGCCTGCAAAGATGGAATAGTAACTGACAAAGCTTCATCAGAAAAATTAAGTGAATTTGTGTCTCCTGATGGCACGATAACACGAATTGTAAGTATTCCTCCGCTAGATGAGAGGATGAATGAATTAAGATCACAAACCTTAAGAAAATGTGTATCATCATTAGGCGAAAAAATAAGCTGTCAGCTTCCTAAGAATCTTGTTTCTGATGAAGGTGACGGTACCATCACTCGAATCGTCAATGTTCCTCTATTAGAAGATAGAGTGTCGTTGgacttaaagaaaaagaaattggttGAAGATAGAACAAGAAGCATATCTAGAGACAGAATATCTAACGCTACAGATGATATATCACTGCATGTTGAACTATCTGGGATTAAGCGGTTAAAAGCAAAAACTGATCATTATAAAGTCAATGATATGGTCAAATCTGAAGAAGAAAACTATGGGGGAGACCCAATAGACTTGGAGACATCATTTTCAGAGCTCGTATACTTGCAACCAAAAGATAGAACAAAGCTTGACATCAAGTCCACTGACAATCATGCAACTTGGACAGTAactgaaaaaaatcaagatattccACAAGACAAAATAATTGACTTAACACTTCATTCGCCACCATGGAAACTAAAGACTGAAGAATCTATTTGTGACACACCGGCTTATACTCCAGCTTTAGTCAAGGTAAAGAAAAGGCGGAATCGAAAGGCTGATATGAAGAAACTAGAAGATAATTGGAGCAGCGACGAGTCTgacaaggaaaataaaaaaatcgggGGAATGCTTCACTGTTCATTAGAAGAGCTTGTGCCTAAGACACCAACTATGAAACCTATACTAGAAACGATTCAAGTGAATATCAATGGTATGTTTTTGTTTCATACATGCTTTATTTACTAATCTGGGAAGGATAATTTGAATTTCTAGTCAGAGAAACCCATGGTTCCaagattcttttgcaaaatttcaCGTTTCTAGCTTTGACAgtttagcttggtaatacaaaacagaacaaaacatCCAATGcctcaaaaaagggggaaaattgTTGATACAAGAATTATataataaagaatcaaataagGGGAAAACACTTTTctagataaatttaaaatcaagcGTCTGTTTTTCCGTGTacgtactaaaaaaaaaaatagctaagcCATTTTTGGTAGAATGTTGTACTGAACGCTGTATAAAACTGTATAAACAAACAttactcaataaaaaaaaaacagaatactCAATTTGTAatgattttcatatttagaatacAAAGTACACTGGAATTTCGTTGAATTTGCTTCTTTGCTGTCTAATTTCGAAATTGTGCAAACATACCAAAGATATGAGCTAGCAGATGAAATAGAGCGAAGTCAACTGAGTCAGGAAGATCAAACACCCAGCGTTAGACCTAGCAATTTTTAAGACCATAATGATATTTGGAAACACTAGTGTTAAGTAAGGCTGGTCAATTTATTGACTACCAAGTGCTGAATTGTAACCGGA includes the following:
- the LOC136040964 gene encoding uncharacterized protein LOC136040964 isoform X2, translating into MSKASTVSKLSRKKTTNQTPQENKLSSASLEVDRTYRDSIDFTDYFLKARQNDRLQTAPRNGHAALEVSTCNSGAKKEERIRRRSILKLSPRKVFSARKTILPEANESIIVSASDDQSSSNISGISILSSSDNDSSILAKGHDLDGVTNKMKSLGIKGLQDECDTSDSSSSNSDNENFEKFLQSIRRPKKESINRQEYSGTSSCYDSSFIDDEPCEDSLDFYLRDMKKTYVDEMLKDQTGVTKSSGHQKRIHRSSLSTSNSRSSYALSNKYSSDQLVASKTSECKSNSALSVDNECSSLAPDSENSCNSFLEQEAESSWSEISKDETDFSGFVKQDALTFSTCSYSSEKEEINDSENPSSDTAKFEFSSPERVCTPTDNVAVRKNKLKIRSSSCSRGHNKQNKKHVLSTDQNTSEENSSTVFSFKHKSSRVIVHHKKESVSIDSTRKNLSSSNCSNSSCEYKLRQADVSLRNNNANKTVINNESISYDEKKHSNKIIYSDSDDAESSKRNLSTNYSSIPSGSDVAREEHATIEILTCNGRLSESTDLVKDHHTFSSSSCSEIRRLEIRSTLSESSLSGSSLDAKVNEINPVVTSAFQTLSDSLQFFEELDLQSNPPKELASSITLRKGKRLTAKGCTLMHRSSADSSNIEFDLQLKNEIQALSNSKGSSGDLTGYGNEYRGRFDKSIHNRNRNTIFLSSNANMESLSKNQFLSDSNSSTPEICHVNIDFDISKKFLAFESKDNSLDVYNLTAACKDGIVTDKASSEKLSEFVSPDGTITRIVSIPPLDERMNELRSQTLRKCVSSLGEKISCQLPKNLVSDEGDGTITRIVNVPLLEDRVSLDLKKKKLVEDRTRSISRDRISNATDDISLHVELSGIKRLKAKTDHYKVNDMVKSEEENYGGDPIDLETSFSELVYLQPKDRTKLDIKSTDNHATWTVTEKNQDIPQDKIIDLTLHSPPWKLKTEESICDTPAYTPALVKVKKRRNRKADMKKLEDNWSSDESDKENKKIGGMLHCSLEELVPKTPTMKPILETIQVNINGNVGSTTQKKIKKFQRVENLEKATFLESLNEDLEDSKRHPEAVDYIRNFKKRKDELIGHLFHLFNTEVFEGQVCDRASRVRDTLLHEMCHAAVWLVYNVRDKHGPFWKSWAQIASVRFPEIPLVSRCHAYEISTKFIYKCNRCDYSTGRHSKSINIDTHRCPYCRSSLTLLVNATPSKANNGETPMKVEVKTPRAPNPFALFVKENYGSIKKKGMKHADVMQTLSKNFALAKIK
- the LOC136040964 gene encoding uncharacterized protein LOC136040964 isoform X1, translating into MSKASTVSKLSRKKTTNQTPQENKLSSASLEVDRTYRDSIDFTDYFLKARQNDRLQTAPRNGHAALEVSTCNSGAKKEERIRRRSILKLSPRKVFSARKTILPEANESIIVSASDDQSSSNISGISILSSSDNDSSILAKGHDLDGVTNKMKSLGIKGLQDECDTSDSSSSNSDNENFEKFLQSIRRPKKESINRQEYSGTSSCYDSSFIDDEPCEDSLDFYLRDMKKTYVDEMLKDQTGVTKSSGHQKRIHRSSLSTSNSRSSYALSNKYSSDQLVASKTSECKSNSALSVDNECSSLAPDSENSCNSFLEQEAESSWSEISKDETDFSGFVKQDALTFSTCSYSSEKEEINDSENPSSDTAKFEFSSPERVCTPTDNVAVRKNKLKIRSSSCSRGHNKQNKKHVLSTDQNTSEENSSTVFSFKHKSSRVIVHHKKESVSIDSTRKNLSSSNCSNSSCEYKLRQADVSLRNNNANKTVINNESISYDEKKHSNKIIYSDSDDAESSKRNLSTNYSSIPSGSDVAREEHATIEILTCNGRLSESTDLVKDHHTFSSSSCSEIRRLEIRSTLSESSLSGSSLDAKVNEINPVVTSAFQTLSDSLQFFEELDLQSNPPKELASSITLRKGKRLTAKGCTLMHRSSADSSNIEFDLQLKNEIQALSNSKGSSGDLTGYGNEYRGRFDKSIHNRNRNTIFLSSNANMESLSKNQFLSDSNSSTPEICHVNIDFDISKKFLAFESKDNSLDVYNLTAACKDGIVTDKASSEKLSEFVSPDGTITRIVSIPPLDERMNELRSQTLRKCVSSLGEKISCQLPKNLVSDEGDGTITRIVNVPLLEDRVSLDLKKKKLVEDRTRSISRDRISNATDDISLHVELSGIKRLKAKTDHYKVNDMVKSEEENYGGDPIDLETSFSELVYLQPKDRTKLDIKSTDNHATWTVTEKNQDIPQDKIIDLTLHSPPWKLKTEESICDTPAYTPALVKVKKRRNRKADMKKLEDNWSSDESDKENKKIGGMLHCSLEELVPKTPTMKPILETIQVNINGNVGSTTQKKIKKFQRVENLEKATFLESLNEDLEDSKRHPEAVDYIRNFKKRKDELIGHLFHLFNTEVFEGQLPVDLNIRWNPRLTKTAGFCYYTRNQTENGISYESRIELSTKVCDRASRVRDTLLHEMCHAAVWLVYNVRDKHGPFWKSWAQIASVRFPEIPLVSRCHAYEISTKFIYKCNRCDYSTGRHSKSINIDTHRCPYCRSSLTLLVNATPSKANNGETPMKVEVKTPRAPNPFALFVKENYGSIKKKGMKHADVMQTLSKNFALAKIK